One Sulfoacidibacillus ferrooxidans DNA window includes the following coding sequences:
- a CDS encoding cyclic-di-AMP receptor, with product MQLIFAVVQDKDVVRLSERLVKAGIRATKLASTGGFLRAGNTTFMIGVDDSRVEEALEHIKQSCRSRDQLVTPLTPLGNQVESFVSYPVSVQVGGATVFIVKVDRFEQF from the coding sequence ATGCAATTGATCTTTGCGGTCGTTCAAGATAAAGACGTGGTTCGTCTCTCAGAAAGACTTGTTAAAGCAGGCATTCGCGCAACTAAGCTTGCATCTACAGGGGGCTTTTTGCGTGCGGGCAATACAACTTTTATGATCGGTGTAGATGATTCTCGCGTAGAAGAGGCACTTGAACATATCAAACAAAGCTGCCGTTCTCGTGATCAATTAGTGACACCTCTTACTCCACTTGGCAATCAAGTTGAATCTTTTGTGTCTTATCCGGTGTCTGTGCAAGTAGGTGGCGCAACTGTTTTTATCGTGAAAGTGGATCGCTTTGAACAGTTTTGA
- a CDS encoding aminotransferase class I/II-fold pyridoxal phosphate-dependent enzyme, translating to MVDQKKIPILEAVRAHQALERVSLHVPGHKAGQGLGSEIGAYARHMGRLDVTELQGVDDLHHPTGPILEAEQLAAAAWGVEETHFLVGGSTVGNLVAILTAVRPGDLVVVARNAHQSVWSGLELAGAKIVPVFPEVESGLAGPVAFSTIQHALQRYPTCKVLILTSPTYFGTASDLVSIVDLAHKNNIVVIVDEAHGAHLAFHSDLPPSAVQVGADLIIHSAHKMLASFTQSGLLHVNGPRVDRDQVRKWLRTLQSSSPSYLLLASVDSARQQMAIEGKQLLSFVMVALQHAKERVALAVSDLLVTPIQPAFQDPFKWVLDATRIHKTGFLLESLLRERFGIYAELATERHVLFVWTYASTQRDIDLVVEALLQVVKESPIEDVPIYQGEYKQKVAGSPIALYNLSQQVSHIVKGTLEEAVGHIVAESLIPYPPGIPYVLPGEVLTAETVQLLLEFHAWNQRIDGLLDEDPPSIRYYVDVVKEQGGEAVS from the coding sequence ATGGTTGATCAAAAGAAAATACCTATACTGGAAGCTGTGCGAGCACATCAAGCTTTGGAAAGAGTATCTCTTCACGTTCCGGGTCATAAGGCTGGACAAGGGCTTGGCTCAGAGATAGGTGCATATGCTAGACATATGGGACGATTGGATGTAACCGAGTTACAAGGAGTCGATGATCTGCATCATCCAACGGGTCCTATCTTAGAAGCAGAGCAATTGGCAGCTGCAGCTTGGGGTGTAGAGGAGACTCATTTTCTCGTTGGAGGCAGTACAGTTGGTAATCTAGTTGCAATTTTGACTGCCGTACGACCTGGTGATCTTGTTGTTGTGGCAAGGAATGCTCATCAGTCTGTATGGTCTGGTCTAGAGTTGGCGGGTGCAAAGATTGTGCCTGTATTCCCCGAAGTGGAATCTGGACTTGCAGGTCCTGTAGCATTCTCCACTATTCAACATGCTTTGCAACGCTATCCTACGTGTAAGGTGCTCATTTTGACGAGTCCTACTTATTTTGGAACAGCCTCAGATTTAGTGTCAATTGTGGACCTTGCTCATAAAAACAATATAGTAGTGATAGTGGATGAAGCGCATGGTGCACATTTAGCGTTTCATTCCGATCTCCCTCCTTCAGCAGTACAGGTTGGTGCAGATTTAATTATTCATAGTGCTCATAAAATGTTAGCGTCTTTTACGCAGTCTGGGTTGTTACATGTAAATGGTCCAAGAGTAGATCGGGATCAGGTGCGAAAATGGCTTCGTACGTTACAATCAAGTTCACCTTCTTACTTGTTACTGGCTTCTGTGGATAGCGCGCGCCAGCAGATGGCGATTGAAGGGAAACAACTACTCTCTTTTGTTATGGTTGCTTTACAGCATGCAAAAGAACGAGTAGCACTGGCTGTTTCAGATCTGCTTGTCACTCCCATACAGCCTGCATTTCAAGATCCATTTAAGTGGGTATTGGATGCTACGCGTATACACAAGACAGGGTTTTTACTTGAAAGTTTACTGCGGGAGCGCTTTGGTATATATGCAGAATTGGCTACTGAGCGACATGTGTTATTTGTATGGACGTATGCTTCGACACAGCGAGATATAGACCTTGTAGTGGAAGCACTGTTGCAAGTGGTGAAAGAATCGCCAATCGAAGATGTCCCCATCTATCAGGGTGAGTACAAACAAAAAGTAGCAGGTAGTCCTATTGCCTTATACAATCTTTCACAACAGGTATCACATATAGTGAAGGGGACACTTGAAGAAGCAGTTGGGCATATCGTAGCGGAATCTTTGATTCCATATCCCCCCGGTATTCCATATGTGTTACCAGGTGAAGTACTTACAGCGGAGACTGTGCAACTTTTATTAGAGTTTCATGCTTGGAATCAGAGAATCGATGGACTTTTAGATGAGGATCCGCCGTCTATACGGTATTATGTAGATGTAGTGAAAGAGCAGGGAGGCGAGGCGGTATCCTAA
- a CDS encoding initiation-control protein YabA produces the protein MIDKQAMLRQIEQLQDRIGEFYQELGELKLLINDLMEENGQLALENVNLRERAHLYAEEKSPVHGEAARYLGQLYEDGFHICNVNYGSLRKGECLFCLQSLQRV, from the coding sequence GTGATCGACAAACAAGCCATGTTGCGGCAGATCGAGCAACTACAAGATCGGATCGGAGAATTTTATCAGGAACTTGGTGAATTAAAGTTGCTGATTAACGATTTGATGGAGGAAAACGGACAACTGGCACTAGAAAATGTAAATTTGCGAGAACGTGCACATCTTTATGCGGAAGAGAAGTCGCCCGTACATGGGGAAGCGGCCCGTTATTTAGGCCAATTGTACGAGGATGGATTTCATATTTGCAATGTGAACTATGGCAGTTTGCGCAAAGGGGAATGTTTGTTTTGTTTACAGAGTTTACAGCGTGTGTAA
- the sigK gene encoding RNA polymerase sporulation sigma factor SigK → MPEIISLITLCVKETVSLVSYVKNQAFPQPLNEQDEKECLLQLQQGNEAAYNRLIEHNLRLVAYIAKKFRDSGVDEDDMISLGTIGLIKAVKSFRQDAGTKFATYAARCIENEMLMHLRSRKKSSRDISMDESIGTDKEGNDLTLRDVLGSDSDELEQFVGERLEEERLRSFLPILDVRERKVVCLRYGLIDGVEWTQNQIAEQMGISRSYVSRIEARALTKLQHALHPRPKRVPQSMRTTRPAPR, encoded by the coding sequence GTGCCAGAGATCATTTCACTCATCACCCTATGTGTGAAGGAAACGGTGTCACTCGTTTCCTATGTAAAAAACCAGGCTTTTCCGCAACCGCTTAATGAACAGGATGAGAAAGAGTGTCTTTTGCAATTGCAACAGGGGAATGAAGCGGCTTACAATCGTTTGATTGAACACAACTTACGGCTTGTGGCCTACATTGCCAAAAAGTTTCGCGATTCAGGTGTCGATGAAGATGATATGATTTCACTTGGTACGATCGGATTAATTAAAGCGGTTAAAAGTTTTCGACAAGATGCAGGGACAAAGTTTGCAACGTATGCAGCACGCTGTATTGAAAATGAAATGCTCATGCACCTGCGTTCTAGAAAGAAATCAAGTCGTGATATTTCAATGGATGAGTCGATCGGTACAGATAAAGAAGGTAATGACCTTACTCTACGTGATGTTCTTGGATCAGATTCTGATGAACTTGAGCAGTTTGTGGGGGAACGGTTAGAGGAGGAACGGCTACGTTCGTTTTTGCCTATCTTAGATGTACGAGAACGTAAAGTGGTTTGTTTGCGATATGGACTGATCGATGGAGTGGAATGGACGCAAAATCAAATAGCGGAACAGATGGGCATCTCGCGATCGTATGTATCGCGAATTGAAGCGCGAGCGTTAACCAAACTCCAACATGCGCTGCATCCGCGACCTAAACGAGTACCGCAGTCGATGCGGACGACGCGCCCTGCTCCGAGGTAA
- a CDS encoding AbrB/MazE/SpoVT family DNA-binding domain-containing protein, which yields MMKSTGIVRKVDELGRVVIPIELRRTLSIGEKDALEIYVDGDRIVLKKYEPACIFCGQADQIVHFKGKNICPSCIAEMGQQQ from the coding sequence ATGATGAAGTCTACAGGTATTGTACGCAAAGTTGACGAATTAGGACGTGTCGTCATACCGATTGAACTGCGCCGCACCTTAAGTATTGGTGAGAAAGATGCTCTAGAAATCTACGTAGATGGCGATCGAATTGTTTTGAAAAAATATGAGCCTGCCTGTATCTTTTGCGGTCAAGCAGACCAGATCGTACATTTCAAAGGTAAAAATATTTGCCCTAGTTGCATCGCTGAAATGGGACAACAACAATAG
- the rsmI gene encoding 16S rRNA (cytidine(1402)-2'-O)-methyltransferase, which yields MSKEQAVLPGTLYVVPTPIGNLEDMTFRALRILQEVDFIAAEDTRHSRKLLTHFDIHPKRLFSYHEHNIRTSGDTVIDLLQSGLSGALISDAGMPAVSDPGYDLIAQLIEADLPFVVLPGPSAVITALVGSGLSTGRFSFHGFLPRDHKDRLEIILKLRGRTETFIFYEAPHRIDKLLADLYEGLGDCPVVIAKELTKRNERYVRGRLSEYEHLLPQEIKRGEMVVLVEADPQWSHQVPLNDEFIDKKLSLTIPDHVEELVAKGMTRKEAMREVAKARSISRRDVYQILLNHK from the coding sequence ATGAGTAAGGAACAAGCTGTACTTCCAGGGACTCTATACGTTGTGCCTACTCCTATTGGAAACCTTGAGGATATGACTTTTCGTGCATTACGAATATTACAAGAGGTAGATTTTATTGCTGCAGAAGACACCCGACACTCCAGAAAATTGCTAACGCACTTCGACATTCATCCAAAGCGCCTATTCTCCTATCATGAACATAATATACGAACGTCAGGTGACACGGTGATCGACCTTTTACAGTCGGGGTTATCTGGTGCGCTGATTTCTGATGCTGGTATGCCTGCCGTGTCTGATCCAGGATACGATCTTATTGCACAATTAATAGAAGCTGATTTGCCGTTTGTTGTTTTACCAGGACCTAGCGCTGTGATCACAGCATTGGTGGGATCTGGGCTATCGACTGGACGTTTCTCATTTCATGGGTTCTTACCTAGAGATCATAAGGATCGTCTTGAGATTATTTTAAAACTGCGCGGTCGTACTGAAACATTTATATTTTATGAAGCACCTCATCGTATAGATAAATTGTTGGCCGATCTTTACGAAGGGTTAGGTGACTGTCCTGTAGTCATCGCAAAAGAGCTTACCAAGCGAAATGAGCGATATGTTAGGGGACGTTTATCAGAGTATGAGCACTTATTGCCACAAGAGATAAAGCGCGGTGAAATGGTCGTGCTTGTAGAGGCTGATCCACAGTGGAGTCATCAAGTACCATTGAATGATGAATTTATAGACAAAAAATTATCTTTAACGATACCAGATCATGTAGAAGAGCTAGTTGCAAAAGGTATGACAAGAAAAGAAGCGATGCGGGAAGTAGCAAAAGCCCGCAGCATATCGCGGCGGGATGTCTATCAAATACTATTGAACCATAAGTAA
- a CDS encoding YaaR family protein: MKVKMERSNGLDSAYVASTNANGQKGVLGFQEQLIASGQVQQEQEWERLTAVVERLGDRLVQHPSVDAAHAYRDAVVELVQRAVHSGLTIHEAKTRGRQGKQKVFLQVEQINQQLIELMEQVLHQQQGSIDLLKIVGEIKGLLISLHL; the protein is encoded by the coding sequence TTGAAAGTAAAGATGGAGCGGTCAAATGGACTGGACTCAGCCTACGTAGCATCGACGAATGCAAATGGGCAAAAGGGAGTATTGGGGTTCCAAGAACAGCTGATAGCATCTGGACAAGTTCAACAAGAGCAAGAGTGGGAGCGTTTGACTGCTGTTGTAGAGCGTTTAGGTGATCGTTTAGTACAGCATCCCTCAGTCGATGCAGCACATGCTTATCGCGATGCAGTTGTAGAATTGGTACAACGTGCTGTTCATAGTGGCTTGACTATTCATGAAGCAAAAACAAGAGGTCGACAAGGTAAACAGAAGGTGTTTTTACAAGTAGAACAAATCAACCAACAACTGATCGAGCTCATGGAACAAGTTCTTCATCAGCAACAAGGGTCCATAGATCTTCTGAAAATTGTGGGTGAAATTAAGGGTTTACTTATCAGTTTGCATCTGTAA
- the tmk gene encoding dTMP kinase — MFITFEGMDGSGKTTQVEQLCSRLLNDGIDHIRTREPGGTPVGDAIRSLLLDPKSTMTPITEVYLYAAARAEHVQRVIIPALQSGQVVVCDRFVDASIVYQGYGLASSLVTPELVQTVNQVALQEITPDLTIVLDVAPELAEKRLLLRSGAVNKDRIELRGIEFFSRVREGLRKIYEQEPSRIQWIDATESPVVVEQKVWHLVSQLINRVEGSPCN, encoded by the coding sequence TTGTTTATCACCTTTGAGGGGATGGACGGTTCAGGAAAAACAACGCAAGTTGAACAGCTCTGTTCACGTCTTTTGAATGATGGAATTGATCATATTCGCACAAGAGAACCTGGTGGTACACCCGTAGGGGATGCCATTCGTAGCTTACTATTGGATCCAAAATCAACGATGACCCCGATTACAGAAGTCTATCTGTACGCAGCTGCTCGAGCGGAACATGTACAACGTGTGATTATACCAGCGTTACAATCTGGTCAGGTGGTTGTGTGTGATCGTTTTGTAGATGCAAGTATCGTTTATCAGGGGTATGGGTTAGCATCTTCTTTAGTGACGCCAGAACTTGTGCAGACGGTGAATCAGGTAGCGTTGCAAGAGATTACGCCAGACTTAACCATCGTCTTAGATGTGGCTCCAGAACTTGCAGAAAAGCGATTGCTTTTGCGAAGTGGAGCTGTTAATAAAGATAGAATTGAATTGCGCGGCATTGAATTTTTTTCTCGTGTACGAGAGGGATTGCGTAAGATTTACGAGCAAGAACCATCTCGCATACAGTGGATTGATGCTACGGAATCACCTGTTGTAGTGGAACAAAAGGTGTGGCATTTAGTATCTCAATTGATAAATCGGGTGGAGGGCTCTCCATGCAATTGA
- the metG gene encoding methionine--tRNA ligase, which translates to MSEPTFYITTPIYYPNDKLHIGHAYSTTVADTLARYKRLQGYDVFYLTGTDEHGQKIQRKAQDAGKDPQTYIDEIIDWIQALWGRLDISYDDFIRTTEPRHKKIVQKIFARLVEQEDIYLGEYEGWYCTPCESFWTERQLKDGHCPDCGREVELVREPSYFFRMSKYADRLLAYYEAHPEFILPESRKHEMINNFLQPGLEDLCVSRTSFSWGIPVNEDPQHVVYVWLDALTNYITALGYQSDDAAMEERFMRYWPANVHVMAKEIVRFHAIYWPIFLMALDLPLPKQIVAHGWLLMKDGKMSKSKGNVIDPNILIDRYGSDALRYFLLREIPFGQDGVFTTEALMERLNFDLANDLGNLLHRSLSMLGQFCQGVIPSSGPLTALEEEFALLAKETVTQVETALDRYDFSLALTAVWNIVRRGNRYIDETAPWALSKKGETERLSTVLYTVFEALRIISVLLQPFMPKTPQKMWNQMGIEQGEITTWQSAKVFGLLPGGTVAQKGEPIFPRLDVRAEVDMLDQIMTGHKEHISMDEDKVTKDIDVASLQVQEPVGAGKDKDSEETGVVSFIQIDDFTKVDLRVARVVHAEAVPKADKLIKLQLDLGSEQRQVVSGIAKHYSPEQLIGQIVILVSNLLPVKLRGVESNGMILAASAGDKLVLATVSGEISLGAKVK; encoded by the coding sequence GTGAGCGAGCCAACCTTTTATATTACTACCCCTATCTATTATCCAAATGACAAACTACATATCGGACATGCTTATTCCACGACCGTTGCAGATACGCTTGCACGCTATAAGCGCTTGCAGGGATATGATGTTTTTTATCTAACCGGCACGGACGAGCATGGACAAAAAATACAGCGCAAAGCACAAGATGCAGGAAAAGATCCACAGACGTATATCGATGAGATAATCGATTGGATTCAAGCATTGTGGGGACGCCTTGATATCTCTTATGACGATTTCATTCGCACAACAGAACCGCGTCACAAAAAGATCGTGCAAAAGATTTTTGCTCGTCTTGTGGAACAAGAGGATATCTATTTAGGAGAATACGAAGGCTGGTACTGTACTCCATGCGAGTCATTTTGGACAGAGCGCCAATTAAAAGATGGGCATTGCCCGGATTGCGGGCGGGAAGTTGAATTAGTGCGTGAGCCGAGTTACTTCTTTCGGATGAGTAAGTATGCAGATCGCTTACTTGCTTATTACGAGGCACATCCTGAGTTTATTTTGCCTGAATCGCGAAAACATGAAATGATCAATAATTTTCTACAACCAGGATTAGAAGATCTTTGCGTATCTCGAACCAGTTTTAGCTGGGGTATTCCAGTTAATGAGGATCCTCAACACGTAGTATATGTGTGGTTAGATGCCCTGACCAATTATATTACTGCATTAGGGTATCAATCGGATGATGCGGCGATGGAAGAACGATTTATGCGGTATTGGCCTGCGAACGTCCATGTGATGGCGAAGGAAATAGTCCGTTTTCATGCCATCTATTGGCCGATTTTTCTCATGGCTCTGGACTTGCCATTGCCTAAGCAGATTGTTGCACATGGATGGCTCTTGATGAAAGATGGTAAAATGTCAAAATCTAAAGGCAATGTCATCGATCCAAATATTTTAATCGATCGCTATGGGTCTGATGCTCTCCGTTATTTTTTGTTGCGTGAAATTCCGTTTGGACAAGATGGGGTATTCACTACAGAAGCATTAATGGAGCGGCTAAACTTTGATTTAGCCAATGATTTAGGCAATTTGTTACATCGCTCACTCTCTATGTTAGGACAGTTTTGTCAAGGCGTTATTCCATCATCTGGGCCGCTTACTGCACTTGAAGAAGAATTTGCTTTGCTTGCTAAAGAAACGGTTACACAGGTTGAAACGGCATTAGATCGCTATGACTTTTCCCTCGCCTTAACAGCGGTGTGGAATATCGTGCGGCGTGGCAATCGGTACATTGATGAAACTGCTCCTTGGGCTTTATCCAAAAAAGGAGAAACAGAGCGCCTGTCTACAGTTCTCTATACTGTGTTTGAGGCTCTTCGCATTATCAGTGTGTTGTTACAGCCATTTATGCCGAAAACTCCTCAAAAAATGTGGAATCAGATGGGGATTGAACAAGGTGAGATCACCACTTGGCAAAGCGCCAAGGTCTTTGGTCTATTGCCAGGTGGGACAGTGGCACAAAAAGGTGAGCCGATTTTCCCTCGCTTGGATGTGCGGGCAGAAGTAGACATGTTAGATCAAATCATGACGGGGCATAAGGAGCATATCAGTATGGATGAAGACAAGGTAACGAAAGACATAGACGTAGCGTCTTTGCAAGTGCAAGAGCCAGTGGGGGCAGGAAAAGATAAGGACTCTGAAGAGACTGGTGTTGTTAGTTTTATTCAAATCGACGATTTCACAAAAGTGGATTTGCGTGTTGCGCGGGTAGTCCATGCGGAAGCTGTTCCAAAGGCAGATAAATTGATCAAACTACAATTAGATCTTGGGAGCGAGCAGCGACAAGTGGTTTCTGGGAT